In Mycobacterium stomatepiae, the following are encoded in one genomic region:
- a CDS encoding GMC family oxidoreductase N-terminal domain-containing protein, with the protein MKPDYDVLIIGSGFGGSVSALRLTEKGYRVGVLEAGRRYADDEFAKTSWDLRKFLWAPRLGCYGIQRIHPLKSVMILAGAGVGGGSLNYANTLYVPPDPFFNDQQWKHITDWRSELMPHYRQAQRMLGVVENPTFTDADRIVKEVADEMGCGDTFVPTPVGVFFGPDGTKTPGKTVPDPFFGGAGPDRTGCLECGCCMTGCRFGAKNTLLKNYLGLAESAGAQVIPMTTVKRFEQRSDGLWEVRTVRTGSWLRRDRRTYTASHLILAAGTWGTQHLLFKMCDTGRLPRLSTRLGVLTRTNSESIVGAGRLQVSPDLDLTHGVAITSSIHPTADTHIEPVRYGKGSNAMGLLQTLMTDGPGPQGTDVPRWRQLLDNAGEDPGKMLRLLNPSRWSERTVIALVMQHLDNSITTFTKRGKLGIRWYSSKQGHGEPNPSWIPVGNEVTRRIADKIDGVAGGTWGELFNIPLTAHFLGGAVIGDSPESGVIDPYHRVYGYPSLLVVDGAAISANLGVNPSLSITAQAERAASLWPNKGETDLRPRQGDSYRRLEPIAPKHPVVPADAPGALRWLPIDPVSSTAG; encoded by the coding sequence ATGAAGCCAGATTATGACGTCCTGATCATTGGTTCGGGGTTCGGCGGCAGTGTCAGCGCGCTGCGGTTGACCGAAAAGGGTTACCGCGTAGGCGTTTTGGAGGCCGGTCGCCGCTACGCCGACGACGAGTTCGCCAAGACGTCGTGGGATCTACGCAAGTTCCTCTGGGCGCCCAGGCTGGGCTGCTACGGGATTCAGCGGATTCACCCGCTGAAAAGCGTGATGATCCTGGCTGGCGCCGGGGTGGGCGGCGGATCGCTGAACTACGCCAATACGCTCTACGTGCCGCCGGATCCCTTCTTCAACGACCAGCAGTGGAAGCACATCACCGACTGGCGCAGCGAGCTGATGCCGCACTACCGGCAGGCGCAGCGAATGCTGGGCGTGGTCGAGAACCCAACCTTCACCGACGCCGACCGGATCGTCAAAGAGGTCGCCGACGAAATGGGCTGCGGTGACACCTTCGTGCCCACCCCGGTCGGGGTGTTCTTCGGTCCCGACGGCACCAAGACGCCCGGGAAGACGGTGCCGGATCCCTTCTTCGGCGGCGCGGGCCCGGACCGCACCGGCTGCCTGGAATGCGGCTGCTGCATGACGGGCTGCCGCTTCGGCGCCAAGAACACGCTGCTGAAGAACTACCTCGGTCTGGCGGAATCGGCTGGGGCACAAGTTATTCCGATGACAACGGTGAAGAGATTTGAGCAACGCTCCGACGGGTTGTGGGAGGTCCGCACCGTTCGCACCGGAAGCTGGCTGCGCCGCGACCGGCGCACGTATACCGCGAGCCACCTGATCCTGGCCGCCGGCACTTGGGGGACCCAGCATCTGCTGTTCAAGATGTGCGATACGGGCCGATTGCCCCGTCTCTCAACACGTTTGGGCGTGCTGACCCGGACCAACTCCGAGTCGATCGTCGGCGCCGGACGGTTGCAGGTCTCGCCGGACCTGGATCTCACCCACGGTGTGGCGATCACCTCGTCGATTCACCCGACCGCCGACACCCACATCGAACCCGTGCGCTACGGCAAGGGCTCCAACGCGATGGGGCTGCTGCAGACCCTGATGACCGACGGTCCGGGACCGCAGGGCACCGACGTGCCGCGCTGGCGGCAGCTGCTGGACAACGCGGGCGAGGATCCGGGCAAGATGCTGCGGTTGCTCAATCCCAGCCGGTGGAGCGAACGCACGGTGATCGCGCTGGTCATGCAACACCTGGACAACTCGATCACCACGTTCACCAAGCGCGGAAAGCTCGGCATCCGGTGGTATTCCAGCAAGCAGGGGCACGGCGAGCCGAACCCGTCGTGGATCCCGGTGGGCAACGAGGTCACCCGCCGCATCGCGGACAAGATCGACGGAGTCGCCGGCGGCACCTGGGGTGAACTGTTCAACATCCCGCTGACCGCGCACTTCCTCGGCGGCGCGGTGATCGGCGACAGCCCCGAGAGCGGAGTCATCGACCCCTATCACCGCGTCTACGGCTATCCGTCGCTGCTGGTGGTGGACGGCGCCGCGATCTCGGCGAATCTGGGTGTCAATCCGTCGCTGTCGATCACCGCGCAAGCCGAGCGGGCCGCCTCGCTGTGGCCGAACAAGGGCGAGACCGACCTTCGGCCGCGGCAGGGCGATTCCTACCGCCGGCTGGAGCCGATCGCGCCCAAGCACCCCGTGGTGCCGGCCGATGCGCCCGGCGCGCTGCGCTGGCTGCCGATCGACCCGGTCAGCTCGACGGCGGGCTAG
- a CDS encoding TauD/TfdA dioxygenase family protein has translation MTDQITVTKLGSRIGARVDGVHLGGDLHPEAVEEIRRALLIHKVIFFRGQHHLDDQQQLAFGGLLGTPVGHPAAGALAATGAPVITPINSEYGKANRWHTDVTFAANYPAASILRAITLPRYGGSTLWASTVAAYDDLPEPLKCLVENLWAVHTNRYDYVTAEAVLSMSDAQRAFRQAFEQHEFQTKHPVVRVHPETGERALIAGNFVRNFVGLDSHESSALLELLQKRITKPENTIRWHWEAGDVAIWDNRATQHRAIDDYDDQKRLMHRVTLMGDVPVNVHGERSTVVKGAPLEVIAS, from the coding sequence ATGACAGACCAGATAACCGTCACCAAGCTGGGCAGCCGGATCGGCGCTCGGGTCGACGGGGTGCACCTCGGCGGCGACCTACACCCGGAGGCCGTCGAGGAGATCCGCCGGGCGTTGCTGATCCACAAGGTCATCTTCTTCCGCGGCCAGCACCACCTCGACGACCAGCAGCAGCTGGCATTCGGTGGGTTACTGGGCACGCCCGTCGGCCATCCGGCTGCCGGTGCGCTCGCGGCCACGGGTGCGCCGGTCATCACGCCGATCAACTCGGAGTACGGCAAGGCCAACCGCTGGCACACCGACGTCACGTTCGCCGCGAACTACCCGGCGGCCTCGATCCTGCGGGCGATCACCCTGCCCCGCTACGGCGGATCGACGCTGTGGGCGTCGACGGTCGCGGCCTACGACGACCTGCCAGAACCGTTGAAGTGCCTCGTCGAAAACCTGTGGGCAGTGCACACCAACCGCTACGACTACGTGACCGCCGAAGCCGTCCTCTCGATGAGCGACGCGCAGCGGGCGTTTCGGCAGGCGTTCGAGCAGCACGAATTCCAGACCAAACACCCGGTGGTGCGGGTGCATCCGGAGACCGGTGAGCGCGCACTGATCGCGGGCAACTTCGTGCGCAACTTCGTCGGCCTGGACAGCCACGAGTCAAGCGCGCTGCTGGAACTACTGCAAAAGCGAATCACCAAGCCCGAGAACACGATTCGCTGGCACTGGGAGGCCGGTGACGTCGCCATCTGGGACAACCGCGCGACCCAGCACCGGGCGATCGACGACTACGACGACCAGAAGCGGCTGATGCACCGCGTCACCCTGATGGGCGACGTGCCGGTCAACGTGCACGGTGAGCGCAGCACGGTGGTCAAGGGTGCGCCGCTCGAGGTGATCGCGAGCTAG
- a CDS encoding GuaB3 family IMP dehydrogenase-related protein gives MVEIGMGRVARRTYELSEVSIVPSRRTRSSQDVSTAWQLDAYRFEIPVVAQPTDALVSPEFAIELGRLGGLGVLNGEGLIGRHADVQAKIAQLVEAAEKEPEPSASIRLLQELHAAPLNPDLLGAAVARIREAGVTTAVRVSPQNVQALTPVLLQAGIDLLVIQGTIVSAERVASNGEPLNLKSFISELDVPVVVGGVLDHRTALHLMRTGAAGVIVGYGSTRGVTTSDEVLGISVPMATAIADAAAARREYLDETGGRYVHVLADGDIHTSGELAKAIACGADAVVLGTPLAESDEALGGGWFWPAAAAHPSLPRGALLQIAVGERPPLEQVLNGPSDEPFGSLNLVGGLRRSMAKAGYCDLKEFQKVGLTVGI, from the coding sequence ATGGTCGAGATCGGGATGGGCAGAGTCGCCCGTCGCACTTACGAGCTCAGCGAAGTCAGCATCGTCCCGTCTCGGCGCACCCGCTCGTCGCAAGACGTATCGACCGCCTGGCAGCTGGACGCCTACCGGTTCGAGATCCCCGTGGTGGCGCAGCCGACCGACGCGTTGGTGTCGCCGGAGTTCGCGATCGAGCTGGGCCGGCTCGGTGGGTTGGGCGTGCTCAACGGCGAGGGCCTGATCGGCCGGCACGCCGACGTGCAGGCCAAGATCGCGCAGCTGGTCGAGGCCGCCGAAAAGGAGCCCGAACCGTCGGCGTCGATCCGGCTGCTGCAGGAACTGCACGCCGCGCCGCTGAACCCGGACCTGCTGGGCGCCGCGGTGGCCCGCATCCGCGAGGCCGGGGTGACCACCGCGGTGCGCGTCAGCCCGCAAAATGTGCAGGCACTGACGCCCGTGTTGCTACAGGCCGGCATCGACCTGCTGGTCATCCAGGGCACCATCGTCTCGGCCGAGCGCGTCGCCTCCAACGGCGAGCCGCTGAACCTGAAGAGCTTCATTTCCGAACTCGATGTGCCGGTGGTGGTGGGCGGCGTGCTCGATCACCGCACCGCCCTGCACCTGATGCGCACCGGTGCCGCCGGCGTCATCGTCGGCTACGGCTCCACCCGCGGCGTGACCACCAGCGACGAGGTGCTGGGCATCAGTGTGCCGATGGCCACCGCGATCGCCGACGCCGCGGCCGCGCGCCGCGAATACCTCGACGAGACCGGCGGCCGCTACGTGCACGTGCTGGCCGACGGCGATATCCACACGTCCGGCGAGCTGGCCAAGGCCATCGCCTGCGGTGCCGACGCGGTGGTGCTGGGCACCCCGTTAGCCGAAAGCGACGAGGCGCTCGGGGGTGGCTGGTTCTGGCCGGCCGCGGCGGCGCACCCGTCGTTGCCGCGCGGGGCGCTGCTGCAGATTGCCGTAGGGGAGCGGCCGCCGCTCGAGCAGGTGCTCAACGGGCCGTCCGACGAACCGTTCGGCAGCCTCAATCTGGTCGGTGGCCTGCGCCGATCGATGGCCAAGGCCGGCTACTGCGACCTCAAGGAATTCCAGAAGGTCGGCCTGACCGTCGGGATCTGA